Proteins from one Malania oleifera isolate guangnan ecotype guangnan chromosome 4, ASM2987363v1, whole genome shotgun sequence genomic window:
- the LOC131153211 gene encoding GDSL esterase/lipase At1g54790: protein MAPMTFILQILTLFSIFFSSVNSVDFNFPAVFNFGDSNSDTGGLVAGLGERLEPPNGDIYFKKPSGRFCDGRLIIDFLMDEMDLPFLNSYLEAVGAPTFRKGCNFAAAGSTIRPATAASVSPFSFGIQVAQFYRFKTRVLDLLATSKKFDKYLPREDYFKKGLYMFDIGQNDLAGAFYSQTLDQILASIPTILLQFETGIKELYDLGARNFWIQNTGPLGCLAQNVAKFGTDPSKLDELGCLIGHNQAVKLFNLQLHALCKKFQGQSPDASVAYVDVFTIKSNLIANYSRYGFEQPIMACCGYGGPPLNYDSRIACGQTKVLNGSSVTANGCSDSTEYVNWDGIHYTEAANQHVSSQILTGKYSDPPFLDKMPFLLNLKF, encoded by the exons ATGGCTCCCATGACCTTTATTCTGCAAATTCTCACCTTATTTTCCATCTTCTTCTCTTCTGTCAACTCTGTCGATTTCAATTTTCCAGCGGTGTTCAACTTCGGCGATTCAAATTCCGACACTGGCGGCCTTGTCGCGGGGCTCGGCGAGCGCCTTGAGCCCCCCAATGGAGATATTTACTTCAAAAAACCATCTGGGAGGTTCTGTGATGGGCGGCTCATCATAGACTTCCTCA TGGATGAAATGGACCTGCCATTTCTAAATTCATATTTGGAAGCAGTTGGTGCACCAACTTTCAGAAAAGGATGCAATTTTGCTGCTGCAGGGTCTACCATACGTCCTGCAACTGCAGCTTCTGTAAGCCCATTCTCATTTGGCATCCAGGTGGCTCAGTTTTACAGATTCAAAACTCGGGTCCTTGACCTGCTGGCTACAA GCAAGAAATTTGATAAGTATCTTCCCCGTGAAGATTACTTCAAGAAAGGGCTTTACATGTTTGATATAGGTCAGAATGATCTCGCCGGTGCATTTTACTCCCAAACACTGGATCAAATACTTGCttcaattccaacaattttgtTACAATTCGAAACTGGAATCAAG gaaTTATATGATCTAGGTGCAAGAAACTTTTGGATACAAAACACGGGACCTCTAGGATGCTTGGCTCAGAATGTTGCCAAATTTGGGACTGATCCGTCGAAGCTTGATGAGCTAGGATGTCTCATTGGGCACAACCAAGCTGTAAAACTTTTCAATCTGCAGCTTCATGCGCTCTGCAAAAAATTCCAGGGCCAATCTCCAGATGCCAGTGTCGCATATGTTGATGTATTTACAATAAAGTCAAACTTGATAGCAAATTACTCTCGTTATG GATTTGAACAACCCATAATGGCATGCTGTGGATATGGTGGTCCACCGTTGAATTATGATAGTCGGATTGCCTGTGGGCAAACAAAAGTTCTAAATGGGAGCTCAGTCACAGCCAATGGTTGCAGTGATAGTACTGAATATGTGAATTGGGATGGAATCCATTACACAGAGGCTGCAAATCAGCATGTCTCATCACAGATACTCACTGGAAAATATTCGGATCCTCCTTTCTTGGACAAGATGCCTTTCCTTCTCAACCTCAAGTTCTAA
- the LOC131153214 gene encoding kinesin-like protein KIN-1 isoform X2, producing MSNVTVCARFRPLSSKERSDHGDNTCIQTVDAETFTFKDEKDGDFMFSFDRVFNEDSGQADVYEFLALPIVRDAVNAVNGTIITYGQTGAGKTYSMEGLSIIGCDEPKKGLLPRVVDGLFEGIKNSNESVKYTIKLSMVEIYMEKVRDLYDLSKDNIQIKESKGQGIMLSGVTQISLMDPAEALLSLSTGIANRTVGETQMNMASSRSHCVYIFTVQMELTGEKRVKTGKLVLVDLAGSEKVDKTGAEGRVLDEAKTINKSLSALGNVINALTCSQGKANHIPYRDSKLTRLLQDALGGYSRTALLCCCSPSPSNASESLSTLRFGTRAKHIKASPCANQAEDMYNKKQGAPYPTKDEPCERILHKLREKLDIEDVKLLENLFILEGIFFDPNSVEDLELACKDVTLQTISSLQQAVEDLAFTVEELKKENEDLKARLKATKSSPSFHKTAGENPGFVHIFSGIPSAILSWIGSVSPSKMRK from the exons ATGTCCAACGTAACGGTCTGTGCACGCTTTAGACCTTTAAGCTCCAAAGAGAGAAGCGATCACGGTGATAATACTTGCATTCAAACCGTAGATGCTGAAACTTTCACGTTCAAG GATGAGAAGGATGGAGATTTTATGTTCAGTTTTGATAGGGTGTTCAATGAGGATTCTGGTCAAGCTGATGTTTATGAATTTCTGGCTTTGCCAATTGTTCGAG ATGCTGTTAATGCAGTAAATGGGACAATCATCACTTATGGACAG ACAGGAGCAGGGAAGACATATAGCATGGAG GGACTCAGCATCATAGGCTGTGATGAGCCAAAGAAAGGGTTACTTCCAAGAGTTGTAGATGGACTTTTCGAGGGTATTAAGAATTCTAATGAGTCAGTCAAATACACAATCAAGTTGTCAATG GTAGAAATCTATATGGAGAAAGTAAG GGACCTCTATGATTTGTCAAAGGACAACATACAAATTAAGGAGAGTAAAGGGCAAGGAATAATGTTGTCTGGTGTGACACag ATTTCTCTAATGGACCCCGCAGAAGCATTGCTAAGCCTATCG ACAGGGATAGCAAACAGGACTGTTGGAGAGACTC AAATGAATATGGCCAGCAGTAGAAGTCATTGTGTTTACATTTTTACTGTTCAGATGGAATTGACTGGGGAAAAAAG GGTCAAAACTGGAAAGTTAGTTCTTGTTGACTTGGCGGGGTCAGAGAAGGTAGATAAAACTGGGGCTGAGGGAAGAGTACTTGACGAAGCTAAGACTATCAACAAATCCCTGTCTGCCCTTGGAAATGTAATAAATGCATTGACATGTTCACAAGGCAAAGCAAATCACATTCCATATCGCGATTCAAAGCTGACTCGACTTCTACAGGATGCTCTT GGAGGCTACTCACGAACCGCATTGCTGTGTTGTTGCTCACCTAGTCCTTCAAATGCATCAGAGAGCCTGTCCACTCTCCGCTTTGGTACAAG GGCAAAGCACATAAAGGCATCACCGTGTGCAAACCAAGCTGAAGATATGTACAACAAAAAGCAGGGAGCGCCCTATCCAACAAAAGATGAACCATGTGAGAGAATTCTACACAAG TTGAGGGAGAAACTGGATATTGAAGATGTGAAGTTACTTGAGAACTTGTTCATACTGGAGGGAATTTTCTTTGATCCTAACTCAGTTGAAGACTTGGAATTAGCTTGTAAAGATGTCACATTGCAGACAATTTCATCATTGCAGCAAGCTGTGGAAGACCTTGCATTCACTGTTGAGGAg CTTAAGAAAGAGAACGAGGATCTCAAGGCCAGACTTAAAGCTACTAAAAGTTCCCCTTCATTTCACAAAACGGCAGGAGAAAATCCAGGTTTTGTTCATATTTTTTCAGGCATTCCGAGTGCCATCCTTTCCTGGATTGGGTCCGTCTCTCCCTCCAAGATGCGAAAATGA
- the LOC131153214 gene encoding kinesin-like protein KIN-1 isoform X1 codes for MSNVTVCARFRPLSSKERSDHGDNTCIQTVDAETFTFKDEKDGDFMFSFDRVFNEDSGQADVYEFLALPIVRDAVNAVNGTIITYGQVTMKFRNSSVLVETGAGKTYSMEGLSIIGCDEPKKGLLPRVVDGLFEGIKNSNESVKYTIKLSMVEIYMEKVRDLYDLSKDNIQIKESKGQGIMLSGVTQISLMDPAEALLSLSTGIANRTVGETQMNMASSRSHCVYIFTVQMELTGEKRVKTGKLVLVDLAGSEKVDKTGAEGRVLDEAKTINKSLSALGNVINALTCSQGKANHIPYRDSKLTRLLQDALGGYSRTALLCCCSPSPSNASESLSTLRFGTRAKHIKASPCANQAEDMYNKKQGAPYPTKDEPCERILHKLREKLDIEDVKLLENLFILEGIFFDPNSVEDLELACKDVTLQTISSLQQAVEDLAFTVEELKKENEDLKARLKATKSSPSFHKTAGENPGFVHIFSGIPSAILSWIGSVSPSKMRK; via the exons ATGTCCAACGTAACGGTCTGTGCACGCTTTAGACCTTTAAGCTCCAAAGAGAGAAGCGATCACGGTGATAATACTTGCATTCAAACCGTAGATGCTGAAACTTTCACGTTCAAG GATGAGAAGGATGGAGATTTTATGTTCAGTTTTGATAGGGTGTTCAATGAGGATTCTGGTCAAGCTGATGTTTATGAATTTCTGGCTTTGCCAATTGTTCGAG ATGCTGTTAATGCAGTAAATGGGACAATCATCACTTATGGACAG GTTACAATGAAATTCAGGAACTCAAGTGTTCTTGTAGAG ACAGGAGCAGGGAAGACATATAGCATGGAG GGACTCAGCATCATAGGCTGTGATGAGCCAAAGAAAGGGTTACTTCCAAGAGTTGTAGATGGACTTTTCGAGGGTATTAAGAATTCTAATGAGTCAGTCAAATACACAATCAAGTTGTCAATG GTAGAAATCTATATGGAGAAAGTAAG GGACCTCTATGATTTGTCAAAGGACAACATACAAATTAAGGAGAGTAAAGGGCAAGGAATAATGTTGTCTGGTGTGACACag ATTTCTCTAATGGACCCCGCAGAAGCATTGCTAAGCCTATCG ACAGGGATAGCAAACAGGACTGTTGGAGAGACTC AAATGAATATGGCCAGCAGTAGAAGTCATTGTGTTTACATTTTTACTGTTCAGATGGAATTGACTGGGGAAAAAAG GGTCAAAACTGGAAAGTTAGTTCTTGTTGACTTGGCGGGGTCAGAGAAGGTAGATAAAACTGGGGCTGAGGGAAGAGTACTTGACGAAGCTAAGACTATCAACAAATCCCTGTCTGCCCTTGGAAATGTAATAAATGCATTGACATGTTCACAAGGCAAAGCAAATCACATTCCATATCGCGATTCAAAGCTGACTCGACTTCTACAGGATGCTCTT GGAGGCTACTCACGAACCGCATTGCTGTGTTGTTGCTCACCTAGTCCTTCAAATGCATCAGAGAGCCTGTCCACTCTCCGCTTTGGTACAAG GGCAAAGCACATAAAGGCATCACCGTGTGCAAACCAAGCTGAAGATATGTACAACAAAAAGCAGGGAGCGCCCTATCCAACAAAAGATGAACCATGTGAGAGAATTCTACACAAG TTGAGGGAGAAACTGGATATTGAAGATGTGAAGTTACTTGAGAACTTGTTCATACTGGAGGGAATTTTCTTTGATCCTAACTCAGTTGAAGACTTGGAATTAGCTTGTAAAGATGTCACATTGCAGACAATTTCATCATTGCAGCAAGCTGTGGAAGACCTTGCATTCACTGTTGAGGAg CTTAAGAAAGAGAACGAGGATCTCAAGGCCAGACTTAAAGCTACTAAAAGTTCCCCTTCATTTCACAAAACGGCAGGAGAAAATCCAGGTTTTGTTCATATTTTTTCAGGCATTCCGAGTGCCATCCTTTCCTGGATTGGGTCCGTCTCTCCCTCCAAGATGCGAAAATGA
- the LOC131153212 gene encoding UPF0603 protein At1g54780, chloroplastic has product METILSPHSFSPLFNPKSSSSKTLSSSSSQPRSSSLLLTKPITCSLKQAAFQSVKPSFPIPKSWFSHVHHGLAAVVLSLTLNFFPVLPSDSALASEFDILYEGPTKESYVVDDAGVLSRVTKSDLKQLLSDLESRKNLHINFITVRKLTSKADAFEYADQVLERWYPTVEEGNNKGIVVLVTSQKEGAITGGPGFIQAVGEGVLDSTVSENLPVLATDEKYNEAIFSSAKRLVAAIDGLPDPGGPKFQDSKRESNFKTKEETDEKRGQFTLVVGGLLVIAFVVPMAQYYAYVSKK; this is encoded by the exons ATGGAAACCATTCTTTCTCCTCACTCTTTCTCTCCTCTGTTCAACCCAAAATCTTCCTCTTCAAAGACCCTCTCGTCTTCTTCTTCACAACCCAGATCAAGTTCTCTCCTCCTCACCAAACCCATCACTTGCAGCCTCAAACAAGCAGCTTTCCAATCCGTAAAACCATCTTTTCCAATACCCAAAAGCTGGTTTTCTCATGTTCACCATGGATTGGCAGCTGTAGTTCTCTCTCTGACGCTAAATTTTTTCCCAGTTTTGCCAAGTGATTCTGCATTAGCATCTGAATTTGATATCCTATATGAGGGGCCGACGAAAGAATCGTATGTCGTGGACGACGCTGGCGTACTTAGCCGGGTGACGAAATCCGACTTGAAGCAGTTGCTGTCAGATTTGGAGTCAAGAAAAAATCTCCACATCAATTTCATCACTGTTCGAAAGCTTACT AGCAAAGCAGATGCTTTTGAGTATGCAGACCAAGTTTTGGAGCGTTGGTATCCCACTGTTGAGGAAGGCAACAACAAGGGTATTGTAGTGCTTGTTACAAGTCAGAAAGAAGGAGCTATCACTGGAGGTCCTGGCTTTATCCAAGCTGTTGGAGAGGGTGTCCTGGACTCCACTGTGTCTGAGAACCTTCCTG TTTTGGCTACAGACGAGAAGTACAATGAAGCAATTTTTAGCAGTGCCAAGCGGCTGGTTGCTGCCATTGATGGTCTTCCAGATCCTGGTGGACCTAAGTTCCAGGACAGCAAAAGGGAATCCAACTTTAAAACCAAGGAAGAGACGGACGAGAAACGAGGACAATTTACTCTAGTAGTTGGAGGTTTGTTAGTGATTGCCTTTGTTGTTCCTATGGCACAATACTATGCTTATGTCTCCAAGAAATAG